From the genome of Antennarius striatus isolate MH-2024 chromosome 19, ASM4005453v1, whole genome shotgun sequence, one region includes:
- the runx2b gene encoding runt-related transcription factor 2b isoform X2 yields MASNSLFSTVTPCQQNFFWDPSASRRFSPPSNSLQPVPGKMNDVSSPAGQPDGAAAVPRLRPHENRSMAEIIADHPAELVRTDSPNFLCSVLPSHWRCNKTLPVAFKVVALGDIPDGTVVTVMAGNDENYSAELRNASGVMKNQVARFNDLRFVGRSGRGKSFTLTITVFTNPPQVATYHRAIKVTVDGPREPRNPRQSQSSPPWSYEQTYPSYLSPMASPSVHSTTPLSSSRGTGLPAISDVPRRLPGSSDLSPFPGQFDRQFPGLSSLTESRFSSPRMHYPATFTYTPPVTSGMSLGSAHYHTYLPPPYPGSTQSQSGPFQTSSTPYLYYGASSGSYQFSMVPGGDRSPSRMIPPCTSASTGTSLVNPNLPSQTEGGVDGDGSHSNSPTILNPGGRMDEAVWRPY; encoded by the exons ATCCCAGCGCCAGCCGGAGGTTCAGTCCGCCGTCCAATAGCCTCCAGCCGGTCCCAGGAAAGATGAACGATGTGAGCTCCCCAGCCGGGCAGCCGGACGGAGCGGCGGCGGTGCCAAGACTGCGTCCCCACGAAAACCGCAGCATGGCCGAGATAATCGCCGACCACCCTGCCGAGCTGGTCCGGACCGACAGCCCCAACTTTCTCTGCTCGGTCTTGCCCTCCCACTGGCGGTGCAATAAGACGCTGCCTGTCGCCTTCAAG GTAGTTGCTCTGGGAGACATACCTGACGGGACAGTAGTCACAGTAATGGCGGGCAATGATGAGAACTACTCTGCCGAGCTACGAAACGCCTCAGGTGTGATGAAGAACCAGGTAGCACGTTTCAACGACCTCCGCTTCGTTGGCCGCAGTGGCCGAG GCAAGAGCTTCACGCTGACAATCACAGTATTCACCAACCCGCCACAAGTGGCCACTTACCACCGAGCCATAAAGGTCACTGTGGATGGACCGCGTGAGCCCAGGA ACCCTCGTCAGTCCCAGTCCTCTCCTCCGTGGTCGTATGAACAGACGTACCCGTCCTACCTGAGTCCCATGGCGTCCCCCTCTGTCCACTCCACCACCCCTCTCTCATCCAGCCGAGGCACGGGCCTGCCCGCCATCAGTGACGTACCTAGACGATTGCCAG gttCATCTGACCTAAGCCCATTCCCTGGCCAGTTTGATCGTCAGTTCCCGGGTCTCTCCTCCCTCACAGAGAGTCGTTTCTCCAGCCCTCGGATGCACTACCCAGCCACCTTCACTTACACTCCGCCCGTCACCTCTGGCATGTCGCTGGGCAGCGCCCACTACCACACCTACCTTCCACCTCCTTACCCGGGCTCCACCCAGAGCCAGAGTGGACCCTTTCAGACCAGCAGCACGCCCTATCTCTACTATGGCGCCTCGTCCGGTTCCTACCAGTTCTCCATGGTTCCCGGTGGGGACCGTTCGCCCTCCAGGATGATCCCACCTTGCACTAGCGCCTCCACGGGCACCTCCCTGGTCAACCCCAACCTGCCAAGCCAGACGGAGGGCGGAGTAGACGGCGACGGGAGCCACAGCAACTCCCCGACCATTCTCAATCCAGGAGGCCGCATGGATGAAGCAGTGTGGAGGCCATATTGA
- the runx2b gene encoding runt-related transcription factor 2b isoform X1: MASNSLFSTVTPCQQNFFWDPSASRRFSPPSNSLQPVPGKMNDVSSPAGQPDGAAAVPRLRPHENRSMAEIIADHPAELVRTDSPNFLCSVLPSHWRCNKTLPVAFKVVALGDIPDGTVVTVMAGNDENYSAELRNASGVMKNQVARFNDLRFVGRSGRGKSFTLTITVFTNPPQVATYHRAIKVTVDGPREPRRHRQKLEDPPKAGLFSDRLSELERMRVRVTVPTQGPRPTLNTVANSFNPQGQTQITDPRQSQSSPPWSYEQTYPSYLSPMASPSVHSTTPLSSSRGTGLPAISDVPRRLPGSSDLSPFPGQFDRQFPGLSSLTESRFSSPRMHYPATFTYTPPVTSGMSLGSAHYHTYLPPPYPGSTQSQSGPFQTSSTPYLYYGASSGSYQFSMVPGGDRSPSRMIPPCTSASTGTSLVNPNLPSQTEGGVDGDGSHSNSPTILNPGGRMDEAVWRPY, encoded by the exons ATCCCAGCGCCAGCCGGAGGTTCAGTCCGCCGTCCAATAGCCTCCAGCCGGTCCCAGGAAAGATGAACGATGTGAGCTCCCCAGCCGGGCAGCCGGACGGAGCGGCGGCGGTGCCAAGACTGCGTCCCCACGAAAACCGCAGCATGGCCGAGATAATCGCCGACCACCCTGCCGAGCTGGTCCGGACCGACAGCCCCAACTTTCTCTGCTCGGTCTTGCCCTCCCACTGGCGGTGCAATAAGACGCTGCCTGTCGCCTTCAAG GTAGTTGCTCTGGGAGACATACCTGACGGGACAGTAGTCACAGTAATGGCGGGCAATGATGAGAACTACTCTGCCGAGCTACGAAACGCCTCAGGTGTGATGAAGAACCAGGTAGCACGTTTCAACGACCTCCGCTTCGTTGGCCGCAGTGGCCGAG GCAAGAGCTTCACGCTGACAATCACAGTATTCACCAACCCGCCACAAGTGGCCACTTACCACCGAGCCATAAAGGTCACTGTGGATGGACCGCGTGAGCCCAGGA GGCATCGTCAGAAACTGGAGGACCCTCCCAAGGCTGGTCTCTTCTCAGACCGCCTTAGTGAGCTCGAAAGGAtgagggtgagggtgactgTTCCCACTCAAGGCCCCCGCCCAACTCTCAACACAGTGGCCAACTCCTTCAACCCGCAGGGACAGACACAGATCACAG ACCCTCGTCAGTCCCAGTCCTCTCCTCCGTGGTCGTATGAACAGACGTACCCGTCCTACCTGAGTCCCATGGCGTCCCCCTCTGTCCACTCCACCACCCCTCTCTCATCCAGCCGAGGCACGGGCCTGCCCGCCATCAGTGACGTACCTAGACGATTGCCAG gttCATCTGACCTAAGCCCATTCCCTGGCCAGTTTGATCGTCAGTTCCCGGGTCTCTCCTCCCTCACAGAGAGTCGTTTCTCCAGCCCTCGGATGCACTACCCAGCCACCTTCACTTACACTCCGCCCGTCACCTCTGGCATGTCGCTGGGCAGCGCCCACTACCACACCTACCTTCCACCTCCTTACCCGGGCTCCACCCAGAGCCAGAGTGGACCCTTTCAGACCAGCAGCACGCCCTATCTCTACTATGGCGCCTCGTCCGGTTCCTACCAGTTCTCCATGGTTCCCGGTGGGGACCGTTCGCCCTCCAGGATGATCCCACCTTGCACTAGCGCCTCCACGGGCACCTCCCTGGTCAACCCCAACCTGCCAAGCCAGACGGAGGGCGGAGTAGACGGCGACGGGAGCCACAGCAACTCCCCGACCATTCTCAATCCAGGAGGCCGCATGGATGAAGCAGTGTGGAGGCCATATTGA